One genomic window of Clostridium taeniosporum includes the following:
- a CDS encoding coiled-coil domain-containing protein has protein sequence MDNQILDILKLMQTSINEMKNDINGIKDDINGIKDDVTGMQNDITEMKSDINEMQNDITEMQNDIVDIKQEQEKTNERLDKIEHKIDITYNQVARTSEDIISLKSDINTVETVTAKNWQDIVKLKAIK, from the coding sequence TTGGATAATCAGATATTAGATATATTAAAATTAATGCAAACTAGTATCAATGAAATGAAAAATGATATTAATGGTATAAAAGATGATATTAATGGAATTAAAGATGATGTTACTGGAATGCAAAATGATATTACTGAAATGAAAAGTGATATTAATGAAATGCAAAATGATATTACTGAAATGCAAAATGATATTGTGGATATAAAGCAAGAACAAGAAAAAACAAATGAAAGATTAGATAAAATAGAACATAAAATAGATATAACTTATAATCAAGTAGCAAGAACATCTGAAGATATTATAAGTTTAAAAAGTGATATAAATACAGTTGAAACTGTAACAGCAAAGAATTGGCAAGATATAGTTAAATTAAAAGCAATTAAATAA
- a CDS encoding viral A-type inclusion protein, translating to MSLNLNSNNINIFKYNSIKRIGDINNSYNKTLKNKDDKKSLNLTLNKQTNNKNSLLKNLQKQKKILTERKQALIEKTMDPKEKKYKLEEINESLQSIEAQIQQLIINKQEKEIEKKQEEILKKQAKEEELKANEDEVRDDIIISASLNELIKFNNSKDNIHLLKDSKNRQLVEAGYIKHISDLNGYTNPNNYNDKRLAQITKSISSLSHSVSKEINKINNVAKRLQYKAEIANKKLNVKNDNIEKEIQNSNDDQKQNLEK from the coding sequence ATGAGTTTAAATTTAAATTCCAATAATATCAATATATTTAAATATAATAGTATTAAAAGAATAGGTGATATTAATAATAGTTATAATAAGACTCTAAAAAATAAAGATGATAAAAAATCTTTAAACCTTACTTTAAATAAACAAACTAATAATAAAAATAGTTTACTTAAAAATCTTCAAAAGCAAAAAAAGATTTTAACTGAAAGAAAACAGGCTTTAATTGAAAAAACTATGGATCCTAAAGAAAAGAAATATAAACTTGAAGAAATAAACGAAAGCCTTCAAAGTATAGAAGCTCAAATCCAACAGTTAATAATAAATAAACAAGAAAAAGAAATTGAAAAAAAACAAGAAGAGATATTAAAGAAGCAAGCTAAAGAAGAAGAACTTAAAGCCAATGAAGATGAAGTTAGAGATGACATCATAATTTCTGCTAGTTTAAATGAGCTTATAAAATTTAATAATTCTAAAGATAATATTCACCTACTTAAAGATAGCAAAAACAGACAATTGGTAGAAGCTGGCTACATTAAACACATATCTGACTTAAATGGTTACACTAATCCTAACAATTACAATGATAAACGTTTAGCACAAATTACTAAAAGCATTTCATCATTAAGTCATAGTGTATCTAAAGAAATAAATAAAATTAATAATGTAGCTAAAAGATTACAATATAAAGCAGAAATAGCTAATAAAAAACTTAATGTTAAAAATGATAACATTGAGAAAGAAATTCAAAATTCAAATGATGACCAAAAACAAAATTTAGAAAAATAG
- a CDS encoding MATE family efflux transporter — MKKIDLTKGKVISVLLTLAIPIMGSSLLQFTYNLIDMLWVGSLGSDAVASIGSSSFFIGLGYSINALVIIGCGIKVAHAIGEKNDKHTKEYINAGILINLIIGLLFMLSIIFFGSNLINFLNLNNSIVERDSYRYLLISGPTLFIAFLNLLYARILGSFGNNKLAFIINAIGLISNILLDPLFIYVFKLEVLGAALATLFANLIMFFIYILKCKDTLKYNFKYKIDYEKLMEIIKLGFPMSLQRVLFTLINIILARIISEFGSDAIAAQKIGLQIESITYMVIGGLNGAISSFTGQNFGAKKYTRIKNGYNTALKIGITYSFIMTLIFLFFNVPIIKLFIKDKETIIISSSYLKIIAFSQIFSTIEMVSNGLFTGIGKPKIPATISIVFTFLRIPMAFMFIKYFGLNGVWISIAISSILKGVMSYLLYMIKVRKEYRDVEIC; from the coding sequence ATGAAGAAAATAGATTTAACAAAAGGAAAAGTTATTTCTGTATTATTAACTCTAGCTATACCTATTATGGGAAGTTCACTTTTACAGTTTACTTATAATTTAATAGACATGTTGTGGGTAGGTAGTCTTGGTAGTGATGCAGTAGCAAGTATAGGTTCATCAAGTTTTTTTATAGGACTTGGATACTCTATAAATGCATTAGTTATTATTGGATGCGGGATAAAAGTAGCTCATGCTATAGGTGAAAAAAATGATAAACATACAAAAGAATACATAAATGCAGGAATTTTAATTAATTTAATAATAGGATTGTTATTTATGCTATCAATAATATTTTTTGGAAGTAATCTAATAAATTTTTTAAATTTAAATAATTCAATTGTTGAAAGAGATTCTTATAGATATCTTTTAATAAGTGGACCAACTTTATTTATAGCTTTTTTAAATTTATTATACGCAAGAATATTGGGGAGTTTTGGAAATAATAAATTGGCTTTTATTATAAATGCAATAGGATTAATTTCTAATATATTATTAGATCCATTATTTATTTATGTATTTAAATTAGAGGTTCTTGGAGCTGCATTAGCTACATTATTTGCAAATTTAATTATGTTTTTTATATATATTTTAAAATGCAAAGATACTTTAAAATATAATTTTAAATACAAGATAGATTATGAAAAACTAATGGAAATAATAAAATTGGGATTTCCAATGTCTCTTCAAAGAGTATTATTTACATTAATAAATATAATACTTGCAAGAATTATAAGCGAATTTGGATCAGACGCAATAGCAGCTCAAAAGATAGGACTTCAAATAGAATCTATAACTTATATGGTTATAGGAGGCTTAAATGGTGCTATTTCTAGTTTTACTGGGCAAAATTTTGGCGCTAAAAAATATACTAGAATAAAAAATGGATATAATACGGCTCTTAAGATAGGAATAACTTATTCATTTATAATGACACTAATATTTTTATTTTTTAATGTTCCTATTATTAAATTATTTATAAAAGATAAGGAGACAATAATTATAAGTTCATCTTATCTTAAGATTATAGCTTTTTCACAAATTTTTAGCACAATAGAAATGGTATCAAATGGATTATTTACTGGTATAGGAAAACCTAAAATACCAGCAACTATAAGTATAGTATTTACATTTTTAAGAATACCAATGGCATTTATGTTTATAAAGTATTTTGGATTAAATGGGGTATGGATAAGTATAGCTATATCGAGTATTTTAAAAGGTGTAATGTCATATTTGCTATATATGATAAAGGTAAGAAAGGAATATAGAGATGTTGAAATATGTTAA
- the gshAB gene encoding bifunctional glutamate--cysteine ligase GshA/glutathione synthetase GshB — protein MLKYVKEKIDKNHWLKANYGIEREVLRVNGNGELALSNHPAIFGDKINNPYITTDFSESQIEMITPVFDNVEDVYKFMNSLYDIVTEEIGDEYLWPQSMTCLIYDENKIPIAKYNKNKKGKEAEEYRKKLIEKYGKKKQLISGIHYNFSFNERLIKKLYKQLKKEKESYESFKNNIYLKITRNYLRYRWLIIYLLGASPVLHDTYISNNNYEFEEISHKTFSNNKAVSYRNGKNGYRNKIDFLPNYNSVEEYVESLKNFISEGVIDSHKELYSQIRLKPKNNENFFDSLLNDGINYLEYRSIDINPFEKSGISLDDLYFIQVFNIYLLLKEESSYMEWQKEALENQNIISNFGQENVQLKKDGKCISRNDWALEILKDINNINDELNLERKDAVDLMIKKVKNTELTYSYRILKKIKEEGYVKGFLSLSKEYKENAYNNRFKFEVYEDLELSTQILIKEAIKRGIKFSIIDRNDNFISLEKDKKIEYIKQATKTSKDNYSSVLIMENKVVTKKVLENNNINVPKGNEFISLDEAISMMDEFIDKPIVVKPKSTNFGIGISIFTEKYGKEDLVSALKMAFKHDTTVLVEEFIKGKEYRFLVINDEVVGVLHRVPANVVGDGVNNINTLVKIKNQDPLRGYHYRTPLEKINLDENAKLFLKQQNKDFTYVPKKDEVVYLRENSNISTGGDSIDYTDDIPEIFKNIAVKSVKAVNAKICGVDMILEDYKDENSLYAIIELNFNPAIHIHSYPYKGIERKIAEKILKLLEFI, from the coding sequence ATGTTGAAATATGTTAAAGAAAAAATTGATAAAAATCACTGGCTAAAAGCCAATTATGGAATAGAAAGAGAAGTACTAAGAGTTAATGGAAATGGAGAACTTGCTTTAAGCAATCATCCAGCTATTTTTGGAGATAAAATAAACAATCCTTATATAACTACTGATTTTTCAGAAAGTCAAATAGAAATGATAACTCCGGTATTTGATAATGTAGAGGATGTTTACAAATTTATGAATTCATTGTATGACATTGTAACAGAGGAAATTGGAGATGAATATTTATGGCCACAATCCATGACTTGTTTAATCTATGATGAAAATAAAATACCTATTGCAAAATATAATAAAAATAAAAAAGGAAAAGAAGCAGAAGAATATAGAAAAAAACTAATAGAAAAGTATGGGAAAAAGAAGCAGCTTATTTCTGGAATACATTATAACTTCTCTTTTAATGAAAGATTAATAAAGAAATTATATAAACAATTAAAAAAAGAAAAAGAAAGTTATGAAAGTTTTAAAAATAATATTTATTTGAAGATTACACGAAACTACCTTAGATATAGATGGCTTATAATTTATCTTTTAGGAGCAAGTCCGGTTTTACACGACACATATATTTCAAATAATAATTATGAATTTGAAGAGATAAGTCATAAAACATTTTCTAATAATAAAGCTGTATCATATAGAAATGGGAAAAATGGATATAGAAATAAAATAGATTTTTTACCTAATTATAATAGCGTAGAAGAATATGTTGAAAGTTTAAAAAATTTCATAAGTGAAGGCGTTATTGATAGTCATAAAGAATTATATAGTCAAATAAGACTAAAACCTAAAAATAATGAAAACTTTTTTGATTCATTATTAAATGATGGAATAAATTATTTAGAATATAGAAGTATAGATATAAACCCTTTTGAAAAAAGCGGAATATCATTAGATGATTTGTATTTTATACAAGTATTTAATATATATTTATTATTAAAAGAAGAAAGTAGCTATATGGAATGGCAAAAAGAAGCATTAGAAAATCAAAATATTATATCAAATTTTGGACAAGAAAATGTTCAGTTAAAAAAAGATGGAAAATGCATATCAAGAAATGATTGGGCGTTAGAGATATTAAAAGATATTAATAATATTAACGATGAACTTAATCTTGAAAGAAAAGATGCAGTAGATCTTATGATTAAGAAAGTTAAAAATACTGAGCTTACTTATTCATATAGAATACTTAAAAAAATAAAAGAAGAAGGATATGTTAAAGGGTTTTTAAGTTTATCAAAAGAATATAAAGAGAATGCTTATAATAACAGATTTAAATTTGAAGTATATGAAGATTTGGAATTGTCAACTCAAATTTTAATAAAGGAAGCTATAAAAAGAGGCATTAAGTTTAGTATTATAGACAGAAATGATAATTTTATTTCACTTGAAAAGGATAAAAAAATAGAGTATATAAAGCAAGCTACCAAAACTTCAAAAGATAATTATAGTAGTGTTTTAATTATGGAAAATAAAGTTGTTACTAAAAAAGTACTTGAAAATAACAATATTAATGTGCCAAAAGGAAATGAGTTTATATCATTGGATGAAGCAATAAGTATGATGGATGAATTTATAGATAAACCAATAGTAGTTAAACCTAAATCCACTAATTTTGGAATAGGAATAAGTATATTTACAGAAAAATATGGTAAAGAAGACCTTGTATCAGCTTTAAAAATGGCATTTAAGCATGACACAACTGTGTTAGTAGAGGAATTTATAAAAGGAAAGGAATATAGATTTTTAGTAATAAATGATGAAGTAGTAGGTGTTTTACATAGAGTTCCAGCTAATGTTGTTGGTGATGGGGTAAATAATATAAATACTTTAGTAAAAATAAAAAACCAAGATCCATTAAGAGGTTATCATTATAGAACACCATTAGAAAAAATAAATTTAGATGAAAATGCAAAATTATTTCTAAAACAACAAAACAAAGATTTTACTTATGTACCAAAAAAAGATGAAGTAGTTTACTTAAGAGAAAATTCTAATATAAGTACAGGTGGAGATAGTATAGATTATACTGATGATATACCAGAAATATTTAAAAATATAGCAGTAAAAAGTGTAAAGGCTGTAAATGCTAAGATTTGTGGAGTTGACATGATTTTAGAAGATTATAAAGATGAGAATTCATTATATGCAATAATTGAACTTAATTTTAATCCAGCAATACATATTCATTCTTATCCATATAAAGGTATAGAAAGAAAGATAGCTGAAAAAATATTAAAATTATTAGAATTTATATAA
- a CDS encoding GntR family transcriptional regulator: MIKVDPRSSTPIYEQVELRIKELILKGALNEGEKLPSVRELSSILTINPNTISKAYKELEREGIIETLRGKGTFITKNIKSTNDSKKIEKIKEELKNLILEASYASIDKERFLNIVQVIFDELGGKDCDSGK; this comes from the coding sequence ATGATAAAGGTTGATCCAAGGAGCAGCACTCCTATATATGAACAAGTTGAACTTAGAATTAAGGAATTAATTTTAAAGGGAGCTTTAAATGAAGGTGAAAAATTACCATCAGTTAGGGAATTATCATCTATATTAACTATAAATCCTAATACTATAAGTAAAGCTTATAAAGAACTAGAAAGAGAGGGTATTATAGAAACGTTGAGGGGTAAGGGAACTTTTATAACTAAAAATATAAAATCAACTAATGATTCAAAAAAAATAGAGAAAATAAAGGAAGAATTAAAGAATTTAATTTTGGAGGCTAGTTATGCATCAATAGATAAAGAAAGATTCTTAAATATAGTACAAGTGATATTTGATGAATTGGGAGGAAAAGATTGTGATTCAGGTAAATAA
- a CDS encoding ABC transporter ATP-binding protein: MIQVNNLSFKIDEKQILKDINLNINEGKIFGIIGPNGVGKSTLLRCLNGIYKPTKGEVKYNEENVYDNPRIKENIGFVADENIFFYNFKVKEVLKYYKYAYKNFDINRFNELNEIFKLPLNKFVFQFSKGMKMRLSLALAFSIKAKYLILDEPTSGLDPIVKNKLLKIFIDEVANNNSTIIISSHHLGELERICDEVAILDEGRVTYENSIENMKNKIKKIQVAFDKPTYEEDLNLEGIFKISKVGRVFTIITEQYDKEFIKALNKFNPLFIEEIDLSLEDIFIYKVDKEDNNENIFK, translated from the coding sequence GTGATTCAGGTAAATAATTTATCTTTTAAAATAGATGAGAAACAAATATTAAAAGATATTAATTTAAATATAAATGAAGGTAAAATATTTGGAATAATTGGACCTAATGGAGTAGGTAAATCTACTTTACTTAGATGCTTAAATGGAATTTATAAGCCAACTAAGGGAGAAGTTAAGTATAATGAGGAAAATGTTTATGATAATCCAAGAATTAAAGAAAATATTGGTTTTGTAGCAGATGAAAATATTTTCTTTTATAATTTTAAAGTTAAAGAAGTTTTAAAATATTATAAATATGCTTATAAAAATTTTGATATTAATAGATTTAATGAATTAAATGAGATATTTAAATTACCATTAAATAAGTTTGTATTTCAATTTTCAAAGGGAATGAAAATGAGATTATCTTTAGCGTTAGCATTTTCAATAAAAGCAAAATACTTAATTTTAGATGAACCAACATCTGGACTTGATCCTATAGTAAAAAATAAACTTTTAAAAATATTTATTGACGAAGTAGCTAATAATAATTCAACCATTATAATTAGTTCTCATCATCTTGGAGAGTTGGAAAGGATATGTGATGAAGTAGCCATATTAGATGAAGGAAGAGTTACTTATGAAAATTCTATTGAAAATATGAAAAACAAAATAAAAAAGATACAAGTGGCATTTGATAAACCAACATATGAAGAAGATTTAAATTTAGAAGGAATATTTAAGATATCTAAAGTTGGACGAGTATTTACAATTATAACAGAACAATATGACAAAGAATTTATAAAAGCTTTAAACAAGTTTAATCCTTTGTTCATAGAGGAAATAGATTTAAGTTTAGAAGATATCTTTATTTACAAAGTAGATAAGGAGGATAATAATGAAAACATATTTAAATAA
- a CDS encoding ground-like protein: MSKKSCDCCKCKCCCTPCCNPCCNPCCDPCCNQCCNSGFGGGFGGGFGGFWWIWIVLLLFGCGGFGGGCGGFGRGFY; this comes from the coding sequence ATGTCAAAGAAATCTTGTGACTGTTGTAAATGTAAATGTTGTTGTACACCTTGCTGCAATCCATGTTGTAATCCATGCTGTGATCCGTGTTGCAACCAATGTTGCAATAGTGGCTTCGGAGGAGGCTTTGGAGGAGGCTTTGGAGGCTTCTGGTGGATATGGATAGTATTACTTTTATTTGGCTGCGGAGGCTTTGGAGGCGGATGTGGCGGCTTCGGAAGAGGTTTCTATTAA